A stretch of the Anaeromyxobacter sp. genome encodes the following:
- a CDS encoding F0F1 ATP synthase subunit alpha: protein MDIRADEISRIIRDQIKDYGKKVDVAETGTVLSQADGVARIYGLSGAAAGELLDFGNGVSGLVLNLEDDNVGAAIMGAYEHIREGDPVKRTGKIAEVPVGEELLGRVVDGLGNPIDGRGPLNAKHTRKIEIKAPGIVQRKSVHEPMQTGLKAIDALVPIGRGQRELILGDRQTGKTAVAIDTIINNKGQGLHCFYVAIGQKQSTVARVVETLKKYGAMEYTTVVAANASDPAPLQYLAPYTGVTMAEYFRDSGRHALIVYDDLSKQAVAYRQLSLLLRRPPGREAYPGDVFYLHSRLLERAAKLSDKEGGGSLTALPIIETQAGDVSAYIPTNVISITDGQIFLESNLFFQGQRPAINVGISVSRVGGSAQIKAMKQVAGSLKLDLAQYRELAAFAQFGSDLDKSTQETLARGARLVEVLKQGQYDPMSVEKQVIQIYAATMKDENGQSWIRAVAVDKVGKYMKELLAFLDGRHPEIAKSIAEKKQLDDAVKKSLDGALKEFRGIFQA, encoded by the coding sequence ATGGACATCCGCGCCGACGAGATCAGCCGCATCATCCGCGACCAGATCAAGGACTACGGCAAGAAGGTCGACGTCGCCGAGACCGGCACCGTGCTCAGCCAGGCCGACGGCGTGGCCCGCATCTACGGCCTCTCCGGCGCGGCCGCCGGCGAGCTGCTGGACTTCGGCAACGGCGTCTCCGGCCTGGTGCTGAACCTGGAGGACGACAACGTCGGCGCCGCCATCATGGGCGCCTACGAGCACATCCGCGAGGGCGACCCCGTCAAGCGCACCGGCAAGATCGCCGAGGTGCCGGTGGGCGAGGAGCTGCTGGGCCGGGTGGTCGACGGCCTGGGCAACCCCATCGACGGCCGCGGCCCGCTCAACGCCAAGCACACCCGCAAGATCGAGATCAAGGCGCCCGGCATCGTGCAGCGCAAGTCGGTGCACGAGCCGATGCAGACCGGCCTGAAGGCCATCGACGCCCTGGTGCCGATCGGCCGCGGCCAGCGCGAGCTCATCCTGGGCGATCGCCAGACCGGCAAGACCGCCGTGGCCATCGACACCATCATCAACAACAAGGGCCAGGGCCTGCACTGCTTCTACGTGGCCATCGGCCAGAAGCAGTCGACCGTGGCCCGGGTGGTCGAGACGCTGAAGAAGTACGGCGCCATGGAGTACACCACGGTGGTGGCGGCCAACGCCTCCGACCCGGCCCCGCTGCAGTACCTGGCGCCCTACACCGGCGTCACCATGGCCGAGTACTTCCGCGACAGCGGGCGCCACGCCCTCATCGTGTACGACGACCTCTCCAAGCAGGCCGTCGCCTACCGGCAGCTCTCCCTGCTGCTGCGCCGCCCGCCGGGCCGCGAGGCGTACCCGGGCGACGTCTTCTACCTCCACTCCCGCCTGCTGGAGCGCGCCGCCAAGCTCTCCGACAAGGAGGGCGGCGGGTCGCTCACCGCGCTCCCCATCATCGAGACCCAGGCCGGCGACGTCTCGGCGTACATCCCGACCAACGTCATCTCGATCACCGACGGCCAGATCTTCCTGGAGTCCAACCTCTTCTTCCAGGGCCAGCGGCCCGCCATCAACGTGGGCATCTCGGTGTCCCGCGTCGGCGGCTCGGCGCAGATCAAGGCCATGAAGCAGGTGGCCGGCTCCCTCAAGCTCGACCTGGCCCAGTACCGCGAGCTGGCCGCCTTCGCCCAGTTCGGCTCCGACCTCGACAAGTCGACCCAGGAGACCCTGGCCCGCGGCGCCCGCCTGGTGGAGGTGCTGAAGCAGGGCCAGTACGATCCCATGTCGGTGGAGAAGCAGGTCATCCAGATCTACGCCGCCACCATGAAGGACGAGAACGGCCAGAGCTGGATCCGCGCCGTGGCCGTCGACAAGGTGGGCAAGTACATGAAGGAGCTGCTGGCCTTCCTGGACGGGCGCCACCCCGAGATCGCCAAGTCCATCGCCGAGAAGAAGCAGCTCGACGACGCCGTCAAGAAGTCGCTGGACGGCGCCCTCAAGGAGTTCCGCGGGATCTTCCAGGCGTAA
- the rsmG gene encoding 16S rRNA (guanine(527)-N(7))-methyltransferase RsmG: protein MDRAFDEVLRAGVAALALPVDEAGLARLATFADRLLTWNRKVNLTAITDPREVAEKHLLDSLVLLPALAGRGALLDVGSGAGLPGLALACARPELQVTCCDSVGKKVAFVKATAAELQLPVRGLAVRASGDPARDGLPIGPAVVSRALADPDRWVVLGAPYVAPGGLLLAMLGKGLERSHLEALGAAHGLVLLGVDQFELPFSHAARAVVRWQRPEAPAAPRGG, encoded by the coding sequence ATGGATCGGGCGTTCGACGAGGTGCTGCGCGCGGGCGTCGCGGCGCTGGCGCTGCCGGTGGACGAGGCCGGGCTGGCGCGGCTGGCCACCTTCGCCGACCGGCTCCTCACCTGGAACCGGAAGGTGAACCTGACCGCCATCACCGACCCGCGCGAGGTGGCCGAGAAGCACCTGCTCGACAGCCTGGTGCTGCTGCCGGCGCTGGCGGGGCGGGGCGCGCTGCTCGACGTGGGCAGCGGCGCGGGGCTGCCTGGCCTGGCGCTGGCCTGCGCCCGCCCGGAGCTGCAGGTGACCTGCTGCGACTCGGTGGGCAAGAAGGTGGCCTTCGTGAAGGCCACCGCGGCGGAGCTCCAGCTGCCGGTGCGCGGCCTGGCGGTGCGGGCCTCGGGCGACCCGGCCCGCGACGGGCTGCCCATCGGCCCGGCGGTGGTGAGCCGGGCGCTGGCGGATCCGGATCGCTGGGTGGTGCTGGGCGCGCCCTACGTGGCGCCGGGCGGGCTGCTGCTGGCCATGCTCGGCAAGGGGCTGGAGCGCTCGCACCTCGAGGCGCTGGGCGCGGCCCACGGGCTGGTGCTGCTCGGGGTGGACCAGTTCGAGCTGCCCTTCTCGCACGCCGCCCGCGCGGTGGTGCGCTGGCAGCGCCCCGAGGCCCCGGCGGCGCCGCGCGGCGGGTAG
- the atpH gene encoding ATP synthase F1 subunit delta: protein MIMGSIARRYAKALFSLAVEKGRVEAWSESLLALGKAVEAAPELRDVLQNPAYSREQRRAVVEQLAGAMKLDAEPSQLLFLLGDRNRLPALRDIVASFRELADGELGRLRARVTTAVPLDDAAAAAIAEKLSASTKKQVIVERAVDPAILGGVVAQVGSLVYDGSLRAQLEDLRKTLKQ, encoded by the coding sequence ATGATCATGGGTTCCATCGCCCGCCGTTATGCCAAGGCCCTCTTCAGCCTGGCCGTGGAGAAGGGTCGCGTCGAGGCCTGGAGCGAGAGCCTCCTGGCCCTCGGGAAGGCCGTCGAGGCCGCCCCCGAGCTCCGCGACGTGCTCCAGAACCCGGCCTATTCCCGCGAGCAGCGTCGCGCCGTGGTCGAGCAGCTGGCCGGCGCCATGAAGCTCGACGCCGAGCCGTCCCAGCTCCTCTTCCTGCTGGGCGACCGCAACCGCCTGCCGGCCCTGCGCGACATCGTGGCCTCCTTCCGCGAGCTGGCGGACGGCGAGCTGGGCCGCCTGCGGGCCCGGGTCACCACCGCCGTGCCGCTCGACGACGCGGCCGCCGCCGCCATCGCCGAGAAGCTCTCGGCCTCCACCAAGAAGCAGGTCATCGTCGAGCGCGCCGTCGACCCCGCCATCCTCGGCGGCGTGGTGGCGCAGGTGGGGAGCCTCGTCTACGACGGGTCGCTCCGCGCCCAGCTCGAGGACCTCCGCAAGACCTTGAAGCAGTAG
- the atpD gene encoding F0F1 ATP synthase subunit beta yields MTTATNVQNGKITQVIGPVVDVEFPPGGLPEIYTACTVTNPGINDRADNLTIEVSQHLGENTARCIAMDSTEGLVRGMAVRNTGANICMPVGKEVLGRILNVVGEPVDERGPVKATRKFPIHRPPPLLVEQNPKIEAFETGIKVIDLLAPYLRGGKIGLFGGAGVGKTVLLMELVNNVAKERGGFSVFAGVGERTREGNDLYHEMMESGVINKDDLEKSQCVLVYGQMNEPPGARARVALSALAIAEYFRDEENRDMLLFIDNIFRFTQAGSEVSALLGRIPSAVGYQPTLSTEMGELQERITSTQKGAITSVQAIYVPADDLTDPAPATAFAHLDATTVLNRKLTEIGIYPAVDPLDSTSRILDPLVVGEEHYKVARAVQETLQRYKDLQDIIAILGMDELSEDDKLTVARARKIQRFLSQPFTVAQQFTGNPGKYVKLPDTIRGFKEIVEGKHDDLPEQAFYMVGGIEEAVEKAKKLAAG; encoded by the coding sequence ATGACCACCGCGACGAACGTCCAGAACGGCAAGATCACCCAGGTCATCGGCCCCGTGGTCGACGTGGAGTTCCCACCGGGCGGGCTGCCGGAGATCTACACGGCCTGCACCGTCACCAACCCGGGCATCAACGACCGGGCCGACAACCTGACCATCGAGGTCTCCCAGCACCTGGGCGAGAACACGGCGCGCTGCATCGCCATGGACTCCACCGAGGGCCTGGTGCGCGGCATGGCGGTGCGCAACACCGGCGCCAACATCTGCATGCCGGTCGGCAAGGAGGTGCTCGGCCGCATCCTCAACGTGGTGGGCGAGCCGGTGGACGAGCGGGGCCCGGTCAAGGCCACCCGCAAGTTCCCCATCCACCGCCCGCCGCCGCTGCTGGTGGAGCAGAACCCCAAGATCGAGGCCTTCGAGACCGGCATCAAGGTCATCGACCTCCTCGCCCCGTACCTGCGCGGCGGCAAGATCGGCCTGTTCGGCGGCGCCGGCGTGGGCAAGACGGTGCTCCTGATGGAGCTCGTCAACAACGTCGCCAAGGAGCGCGGCGGCTTCTCGGTGTTCGCCGGCGTGGGGGAGCGCACCCGCGAGGGCAACGACCTCTATCACGAGATGATGGAGTCGGGCGTCATCAACAAGGACGACCTGGAGAAGAGCCAGTGCGTGCTGGTGTACGGGCAGATGAACGAGCCGCCCGGCGCCCGCGCCCGCGTCGCCCTCTCGGCCCTCGCCATCGCGGAGTACTTCCGCGACGAGGAGAACCGGGACATGTTGCTCTTCATCGACAACATCTTCCGCTTCACCCAGGCGGGCTCCGAGGTGTCGGCGCTCCTCGGCCGCATCCCCTCCGCCGTGGGCTACCAGCCCACCCTCTCCACCGAGATGGGCGAGCTGCAGGAGCGCATCACCTCCACGCAGAAGGGCGCCATCACCTCGGTGCAGGCCATCTACGTGCCGGCCGACGACCTGACCGACCCGGCCCCTGCCACCGCCTTCGCGCACCTCGACGCCACCACGGTGCTCAACCGCAAGCTCACCGAGATCGGCATCTACCCGGCCGTGGACCCGCTCGACTCGACCAGCCGCATCCTCGACCCGTTGGTGGTCGGCGAGGAGCACTACAAGGTGGCCCGCGCCGTCCAGGAGACGCTGCAGCGCTACAAGGACCTGCAGGACATCATCGCCATCCTCGGCATGGACGAGCTCTCCGAGGACGACAAGCTGACGGTGGCCCGCGCCCGCAAGATCCAGCGCTTCCTCTCGCAGCCCTTCACCGTCGCCCAGCAGTTCACCGGCAACCCCGGCAAGTACGTCAAGCTCCCCGACACCATCCGCGGCTTCAAGGAGATCGTCGAGGGCAAGCACGACGACCTCCCGGAGCAGGCGTTCTACATGGTCGGTGGCATCGAGGAGGCCGTGGAGAAGGCCAAGAAGCTGGCCGCGGGGTAA
- a CDS encoding ParB/RepB/Spo0J family partition protein, protein MSLADKRRPALGRGMAALLSNAAPPPSTPGAAAGRGLLLLPLEAVERNPAQPRKRFDEARLEELAASIREHGVMEPILVRRQGSRYRILAGERRWRAAQRAGLKEVPALVREATDRQAFELALVENLQRADLNAIEEAEAYEVLASDHGLNQEQIATRVGKDRSTVANALRLLKLPAEVRDAVRGGQLDMGHARALLGLSGAEEMKRLAARAVREGLSVRALEGLVRALGKKPAKKGGPPETASIRDLAARLQRRLGARCRVHQRTATTGKLEIDYTSLDELDGILGKMGL, encoded by the coding sequence ATGAGCCTCGCCGACAAGCGCCGCCCCGCCCTCGGGCGCGGCATGGCCGCCCTCCTCTCCAACGCCGCCCCGCCCCCCTCCACGCCGGGCGCCGCGGCCGGCCGCGGGCTGCTGCTGCTGCCGCTCGAGGCGGTGGAGCGCAACCCCGCCCAGCCCCGCAAGCGCTTCGACGAGGCCAGGCTCGAGGAGCTGGCCGCCTCCATCCGCGAGCACGGCGTGATGGAGCCCATCCTGGTGCGCCGCCAGGGCAGCCGCTACCGCATCCTGGCCGGCGAGCGCCGCTGGCGGGCCGCCCAGCGGGCCGGCCTGAAGGAGGTGCCGGCGCTGGTGCGGGAGGCCACCGACCGCCAGGCCTTCGAGCTGGCGCTGGTGGAGAACCTGCAGCGCGCCGACCTGAACGCCATCGAGGAGGCCGAGGCCTACGAGGTGCTGGCCTCCGACCACGGGCTCAACCAGGAGCAGATCGCCACCCGCGTCGGCAAGGACCGCTCCACCGTGGCCAACGCGCTGCGGCTCCTCAAGCTGCCCGCCGAGGTGCGCGACGCCGTGCGCGGCGGCCAGCTCGACATGGGCCACGCCCGCGCGCTGCTGGGCCTCTCCGGCGCCGAGGAGATGAAGCGGCTGGCCGCCCGCGCGGTGCGCGAGGGGCTCTCGGTGCGGGCCCTGGAGGGGCTGGTGCGGGCCCTCGGCAAGAAGCCCGCGAAGAAGGGCGGGCCGCCGGAGACCGCCTCCATCCGGGACCTGGCGGCGCGCCTGCAGCGCCGGCTCGGGGCGCGCTGCCGGGTGCACCAGAGGACCGCCACCACCGGGAAGCTGGAGATCGACTACACCTCGCTCGACGAGCTGGACGGCATCCTCGGCAAGATGGGCCTCTAG
- the rnpA gene encoding ribonuclease P protein component, producing MKLPKAARLRRRREFLAVQERGTRLYAGEVLVLVKGPGAGRARIGITVSSKVANAVGRNQVKRWVREAFRRLQPELPPVDLVVIARTGAPAMGLAGVVRALEAARDRLRRGAGP from the coding sequence GTGAAGCTGCCCAAGGCCGCGCGCCTGCGGCGCCGCCGCGAGTTCCTCGCGGTCCAGGAGCGCGGCACGCGGCTCTACGCGGGCGAGGTGCTGGTCCTGGTGAAGGGGCCTGGCGCCGGGCGGGCCCGGATCGGGATCACGGTGTCGTCGAAGGTCGCGAACGCCGTCGGCCGCAACCAGGTGAAGCGCTGGGTGCGCGAGGCGTTCCGGCGGCTGCAGCCGGAGCTCCCCCCCGTCGACCTGGTGGTGATCGCCCGCACGGGCGCCCCTGCCATGGGGCTGGCCGGCGTGGTGCGGGCCCTCGAGGCCGCCCGCGACCGGCTGCGCCGGGGGGCCGGGCCGTGA
- a CDS encoding polymer-forming cytoskeletal protein — protein sequence MAILKREDLPASSVGGGSDLNALLGRGSEFEGKLTFEGTVRIDGKFTGSIVSNDVLVVGEGAKISAEIACGTIIVHGEINGNIKAKTTVELHHPAKVRGNIETPVLMIEKGVMFEGQTKMEGLEKPPARPVATPVPIK from the coding sequence ATGGCGATTCTGAAGCGCGAAGACCTGCCGGCCTCCAGCGTCGGGGGCGGCAGCGACCTGAACGCCCTGCTGGGGCGCGGCTCCGAGTTCGAGGGGAAGCTCACCTTCGAGGGCACCGTCCGCATCGACGGCAAGTTCACCGGGTCGATCGTCTCCAACGACGTCCTGGTGGTCGGCGAGGGCGCCAAGATCTCCGCCGAGATCGCCTGCGGCACCATCATCGTCCACGGCGAGATCAACGGGAACATCAAGGCCAAGACCACCGTGGAGCTGCACCACCCGGCCAAGGTGCGCGGCAACATCGAGACGCCCGTGCTCATGATCGAGAAGGGCGTGATGTTCGAGGGGCAGACCAAGATGGAGGGGCTCGAGAAGCCGCCCGCCCGCCCCGTCGCCACGCCGGTCCCCATCAAGTAA
- the atpG gene encoding ATP synthase F1 subunit gamma, producing MPSLRDIRTRITSVKSTRQITKAMKMVAAAKLRRAQDAILRTRPYAQLLDKALGRVAARAIADEATVHPLLAPRAQRVAEVVVITSDRGLAGGFNSNIIRRTQRFLTENGEAFEKVELATVGRKAKDFLRARKLEVRKDFVGVHQGLTYLKAEAIAQEYVARYLAGEVDAVYLCYNEFKSAISQTPVVFQLLPIQPPAAESSAGVDFVYEPSREGLLQDLLPRHVAMQVWRALLESAASEHGARMSAMESATKNAEEMIAALTLQYNRARQAYVTKELMEIVGGAEALK from the coding sequence GTGCCTTCCCTTCGCGACATCCGAACCCGGATCACCTCGGTCAAGTCGACCAGGCAGATCACCAAGGCCATGAAGATGGTGGCCGCGGCCAAGCTGCGCCGCGCCCAGGACGCCATCCTCCGGACCCGCCCCTACGCCCAGCTCCTCGACAAGGCGCTCGGCCGGGTGGCGGCCAGGGCCATCGCCGACGAGGCCACCGTGCACCCGCTGCTGGCGCCGCGCGCCCAGCGGGTCGCCGAGGTGGTGGTCATCACCTCCGACCGCGGCCTGGCCGGCGGCTTCAACTCCAACATCATCCGGCGCACCCAGCGCTTCCTCACCGAGAACGGCGAGGCCTTCGAGAAGGTCGAGCTGGCCACCGTCGGGCGCAAGGCCAAGGACTTCCTCCGGGCCCGCAAGCTCGAGGTCCGCAAGGACTTCGTGGGCGTGCACCAGGGGCTGACCTACCTGAAGGCCGAGGCCATCGCGCAGGAGTACGTGGCGCGCTACCTGGCCGGCGAGGTCGACGCCGTCTACCTCTGCTACAACGAGTTCAAGAGCGCCATCTCGCAGACCCCGGTGGTGTTCCAGCTGCTGCCCATCCAGCCGCCGGCCGCCGAGTCTTCCGCCGGGGTCGACTTCGTCTACGAGCCGTCGCGGGAGGGCCTGCTGCAGGACCTGCTGCCCCGCCACGTCGCCATGCAGGTGTGGCGTGCGCTCCTCGAGTCGGCCGCCTCCGAGCACGGCGCACGCATGAGCGCCATGGAGTCGGCCACCAAGAACGCCGAGGAGATGATCGCGGCGCTCACCCTTCAGTACAACCGCGCGCGCCAGGCCTACGTCACCAAGGAGCTCATGGAGATCGTTGGCGGCGCCGAGGCGCTCAAGTAG
- a CDS encoding single-stranded DNA-binding protein: protein MHDDQRDPPPPRHAPEKVARARAFCEALLVKLGGDVAVEVRETPEAIGVALTPRDGNGLELSSALVEAAQTLVNRVANPPAEPRKWINLEVGGFGESGDPAVRAMAERLAATVRRTGRAVAIAPMSARERRQVHLALVEVEGVASRSDGEGLFRQLVVLPDAGPKPTPRE, encoded by the coding sequence ATGCACGACGATCAGCGAGACCCGCCGCCGCCCCGCCACGCGCCCGAGAAGGTGGCGCGGGCGCGCGCCTTCTGCGAGGCGCTGCTGGTGAAGCTGGGGGGCGACGTGGCCGTGGAGGTGCGCGAGACGCCGGAGGCCATCGGGGTGGCGCTGACGCCGCGCGACGGCAACGGGCTGGAGCTCTCCTCGGCGCTGGTGGAGGCGGCCCAGACCCTGGTGAACCGGGTGGCCAACCCGCCGGCCGAGCCGCGCAAGTGGATCAACCTGGAGGTGGGCGGCTTCGGCGAGTCCGGCGATCCGGCGGTGCGCGCCATGGCCGAGCGGCTGGCGGCCACGGTGCGCCGCACCGGGCGGGCCGTGGCCATCGCGCCCATGAGCGCGCGCGAGCGGCGGCAGGTGCACCTGGCGCTGGTCGAGGTGGAGGGCGTGGCCAGCCGCAGCGACGGCGAGGGGCTCTTCCGCCAGCTGGTGGTGCTGCCGGACGCCGGCCCGAAGCCCACGCCGCGGGAGTGA
- the yidD gene encoding membrane protein insertion efficiency factor YidD, whose translation MMAWLLVRLVRFYQVFIGPGLPKACRFYPSCSCYAVEALSRHGAFKGSWLTVRRLGRCHPFHPGGVDPVP comes from the coding sequence GTGATGGCCTGGCTGCTGGTGCGGCTGGTCCGCTTCTACCAGGTGTTCATCGGGCCAGGCCTGCCGAAGGCCTGCCGGTTCTATCCGAGCTGCTCCTGCTACGCGGTCGAGGCGCTGTCGCGCCACGGCGCGTTCAAGGGGAGCTGGCTCACCGTGCGGCGGCTCGGCCGCTGCCATCCTTTCCACCCCGGGGGCGTCGATCCGGTCCCCTGA
- a CDS encoding ParA family protein produces MANAAPRSRARARPATPPTRVLTIANQKGGVGKTTTAVNLAASLAAAERRTLLVDLDPQGNAGSALGIRRDESETSIYEVLLDGRPLEEALRQTELKFLDLVPASQHLVGAEIELAVHEDRERRLQAALGPVAGAYEFVIVDCPPSLGLLTLNGLVAAQGVMIPLQCEYYALEGLADVLKTIELVKASANPELVVDGIVLTMFSPNNLANQVADEIRKTFGRQCFKTVIPRNVRLSEAPSHGKPILLYDVTSKGCQSYLALAREVASRLDKGAR; encoded by the coding sequence TTGGCCAACGCCGCACCCCGGAGCCGCGCCCGCGCCCGCCCGGCCACCCCGCCCACCCGGGTCCTGACCATCGCCAACCAGAAGGGAGGCGTCGGCAAGACCACCACCGCCGTCAACCTGGCCGCCTCCCTGGCCGCCGCCGAGCGGCGCACCCTGCTGGTGGACCTCGACCCCCAGGGCAACGCCGGCTCCGCGCTCGGCATCCGGCGGGACGAGTCGGAGACCAGCATCTACGAGGTGCTGCTCGACGGCCGCCCGCTGGAGGAGGCGCTGCGCCAGACCGAGCTCAAGTTCCTGGACCTCGTGCCCGCCTCGCAGCACCTGGTCGGCGCCGAGATCGAGCTGGCGGTCCACGAGGACCGCGAGCGGCGCCTCCAGGCCGCCCTCGGCCCGGTGGCCGGCGCCTACGAGTTCGTCATCGTCGACTGCCCCCCCTCGCTCGGCCTGCTCACCCTGAACGGGCTGGTGGCCGCCCAGGGCGTCATGATCCCCCTGCAGTGCGAGTACTACGCGCTGGAGGGGCTGGCCGACGTGCTCAAGACCATCGAGCTGGTCAAGGCCTCCGCCAACCCCGAGCTGGTGGTGGACGGCATCGTCCTCACCATGTTCTCGCCCAACAACCTGGCCAACCAGGTGGCCGACGAGATCCGCAAGACCTTCGGCCGGCAGTGCTTCAAGACCGTCATCCCCCGCAACGTCCGGCTCTCCGAGGCCCCCAGCCACGGCAAGCCCATCCTGCTGTACGACGTCACCTCGAAGGGCTGCCAGAGCTACCTGGCCCTGGCCCGCGAGGTGGCCAGCCGCCTCGACAAGGGTGCCCGATGA
- the yidC gene encoding membrane protein insertase YidC, translating into MGPENRRILIATLASVVILVAWQFIFPPAPPAPVSPKVNVVAPAAAPAGTGPGVVAPVAPAPVPDAPEELVTLTGERFSVVLTSHGGAIARLALADPKFQRDQDGQTVAIDLVRAGKGLPLPLALAASAELGGGSDLLGDPSSRAAMRVVARDARSVTFEGRVGTAAVRKTFRLTGKPYELALELAVTGAPVAGSVAVLYSGFMPPSTSSGGIFSGPPLDFVRPVCRAGDKTERFDVAGDEVVKVLPGAAGWAGIDQHYFTAALFPQPQPGYACTFVKGAEKGGGAVALVVPVAPGGTSAGFLLYAGPKQLEGLKAYGRGFETAIDYGAVANAFAFFAQILLGVMRWFQGFVGNWGVAIILLTLTVKLLLYPLTLKSMQSMAGMRRLQPEIEKLKAKHGDDKQAFAQAQMKLFADNKVSMTGGCLPMLLQMPVWFALYAALQTSVELYREPFLWMSDLTVKDPWFILPVAMGVTSFIMQKLSPQPADNTQAKMMLYFFPGFFTVMMLFVPSGLTLYIFVNNLLSIFQQQLVNKMIEKQAPVKA; encoded by the coding sequence GTGGGCCCTGAGAACCGCCGCATCCTGATCGCCACCCTCGCCTCGGTGGTCATCCTCGTCGCCTGGCAGTTCATCTTCCCGCCGGCGCCCCCGGCCCCGGTGTCACCCAAGGTGAACGTGGTGGCGCCCGCTGCCGCCCCGGCCGGGACCGGCCCCGGGGTGGTGGCGCCGGTGGCGCCGGCCCCGGTGCCGGACGCCCCCGAGGAGCTGGTGACCCTCACCGGCGAGCGCTTCTCGGTGGTGCTCACCTCGCACGGCGGCGCCATCGCGCGGCTGGCGCTGGCGGACCCGAAGTTCCAGCGCGACCAGGACGGCCAGACGGTGGCCATCGACCTGGTGCGCGCCGGGAAGGGGCTGCCGCTGCCGCTGGCGCTGGCCGCCTCGGCGGAGCTGGGCGGCGGCAGCGACCTGCTGGGGGATCCCAGCTCGCGCGCCGCCATGCGGGTGGTGGCGCGGGACGCCCGCAGCGTCACCTTCGAGGGGCGCGTCGGCACGGCCGCGGTGCGCAAGACCTTCCGGCTCACCGGCAAGCCCTACGAGCTGGCGCTCGAGCTGGCCGTCACCGGCGCGCCGGTGGCCGGCTCGGTGGCGGTGCTCTACAGCGGCTTCATGCCGCCCTCGACCTCGAGCGGCGGCATCTTCTCGGGTCCGCCGCTCGACTTCGTGCGGCCGGTCTGCCGCGCCGGCGACAAGACCGAGCGCTTCGACGTGGCCGGCGACGAGGTGGTCAAGGTGCTGCCGGGCGCCGCCGGGTGGGCCGGCATCGACCAGCACTACTTCACCGCGGCGCTCTTCCCGCAGCCGCAGCCCGGCTACGCCTGCACCTTCGTGAAGGGCGCCGAGAAGGGCGGCGGCGCGGTGGCCCTGGTGGTGCCGGTGGCGCCGGGGGGCACCAGCGCCGGCTTCCTGCTCTACGCCGGCCCCAAGCAGCTGGAGGGGCTCAAGGCCTACGGGCGCGGCTTCGAGACCGCCATCGACTACGGCGCGGTGGCCAACGCCTTCGCCTTCTTCGCCCAGATCCTGCTGGGGGTGATGCGCTGGTTCCAGGGCTTCGTCGGCAACTGGGGCGTGGCCATCATCCTCCTGACACTCACAGTGAAGTTGCTGCTCTACCCGCTGACCCTCAAGTCGATGCAGTCGATGGCCGGGATGCGCCGCCTGCAGCCCGAGATCGAGAAGCTCAAGGCCAAGCACGGCGACGACAAGCAGGCCTTCGCGCAGGCGCAGATGAAGCTCTTCGCCGACAACAAGGTCAGCATGACCGGCGGCTGCCTGCCCATGCTGCTGCAGATGCCGGTCTGGTTCGCGCTCTACGCCGCGCTGCAGACCTCGGTGGAGCTCTACCGCGAGCCCTTCCTGTGGATGAGCGACCTGACGGTGAAGGATCCCTGGTTCATCCTGCCGGTGGCCATGGGGGTGACCAGCTTCATCATGCAGAAGCTCTCGCCGCAGCCGGCCGACAACACCCAGGCCAAGATGATGCTCTACTTCTTCCCGGGCTTCTTCACGGTCATGATGCTCTTCGTGCCGTCGGGCCTGACGCTCTACATCTTCGTCAACAACCTGCTCTCCATCTTCCAGCAGCAGCTGGTGAACAAGATGATCGAGAAGCAGGCGCCCGTGAAGGCGTAG
- a CDS encoding Hsp20/alpha crystallin family protein: MAMLTRFDPFRDLARLQEEVARTFDDRHGLRGGESMGWTPACDIYEDGEALTLRFELAGVDPKDVDIRFEEGVLTLRGERRKEKEEKKENYHRVEMSYGSFTRSFSLPAVVDAEKIKAEAKNGVLTVTLPKKAEAKPRPISVKVT, from the coding sequence ATGGCGATGCTGACGAGATTCGACCCCTTCCGTGACCTGGCGCGGCTGCAGGAGGAGGTGGCCCGCACCTTCGACGATCGACACGGCCTGCGTGGCGGGGAGTCCATGGGCTGGACCCCGGCCTGCGACATCTACGAGGACGGGGAGGCGCTCACCCTGCGCTTCGAGCTGGCCGGGGTGGATCCCAAGGACGTGGACATCCGCTTCGAGGAGGGGGTGCTGACCCTTCGGGGTGAGCGGAGGAAGGAGAAGGAGGAGAAGAAGGAGAACTACCACCGGGTGGAGATGTCCTACGGGTCGTTCACCCGCTCCTTCTCGCTGCCGGCCGTCGTGGACGCCGAGAAGATCAAGGCGGAGGCGAAGAACGGGGTCCTGACCGTGACGCTGCCGAAGAAGGCCGAGGCCAAGCCGCGCCCCATCAGCGTGAAGGTGACCTGA